In Rhodoferax koreense, a genomic segment contains:
- a CDS encoding HAMP domain-containing sensor histidine kinase, which translates to MARPTRLFRKLLLVLSSCMVSSIGFTALYLWLMGITPPPGDAVFRLGGLPVVPIVIAVIASLFFGGFLAWYLSRPLEHLRWGLQRMAEGQLDTRVEPLMNGRRDEIADLAHDIDGMAAQLQAMVAARDRLLHDISHELRSPLSRIQAAIGLFKQGSSSADVMVDRAERETGRLDALIDEMLTLHRLTAPAPMARSAVDMVEILHDIAADADFEARAKNRSVRIETPERFVAHVDGDLVYRAFENVIRNAVKHTAEASTVEVHARLVGHGEQLEVVVSDHGPGVPPHMLEAIFEPFVRIDPRDTGRGSGLGLTIARSALQAHGGTIEASLADSGGLRVRMTLPERTPGHEDGIRPERRA; encoded by the coding sequence GTGGCCCGCCCCACGCGCCTGTTCCGCAAGCTGCTGCTCGTGCTGTCGAGCTGCATGGTCTCGAGCATCGGGTTCACGGCCCTGTACCTGTGGCTCATGGGAATCACGCCCCCGCCCGGCGACGCTGTGTTCCGGTTGGGCGGGCTGCCCGTCGTGCCGATCGTGATCGCCGTGATCGCCAGCCTGTTCTTCGGCGGCTTCCTGGCGTGGTATCTCTCCCGGCCGCTCGAGCACCTGCGCTGGGGGCTGCAGCGCATGGCCGAAGGCCAGCTGGACACGCGGGTCGAGCCGCTGATGAACGGGCGCCGCGACGAGATCGCCGACCTCGCCCACGACATCGACGGCATGGCGGCGCAATTGCAGGCCATGGTGGCCGCGCGCGACCGGTTGCTGCACGACATCTCCCACGAGCTGCGCTCGCCGCTGTCGCGCATCCAGGCGGCGATCGGGCTGTTCAAGCAGGGCTCGTCGTCGGCGGACGTGATGGTCGACCGTGCCGAGCGGGAAACCGGCCGGCTGGATGCGCTGATCGACGAAATGCTCACGTTGCACCGGCTCACGGCCCCGGCGCCGATGGCGCGCAGCGCGGTCGACATGGTCGAGATCCTGCACGACATCGCCGCCGACGCGGACTTCGAGGCGCGCGCGAAGAACCGTTCCGTGCGCATCGAGACGCCGGAGCGCTTCGTGGCCCATGTCGATGGCGATCTGGTCTATCGCGCTTTCGAAAACGTGATCCGCAACGCCGTGAAACACACGGCCGAGGCGAGCACCGTGGAGGTGCATGCGCGCCTGGTCGGCCATGGCGAACAGCTCGAAGTCGTCGTCAGCGACCACGGGCCGGGCGTGCCGCCGCACATGCTCGAAGCCATCTTCGAGCCGTTCGTGCGGATCGACCCGCGGGACACGGGCCGCGGTTCCGGCCTCGGCCTGACGATCGCCAGAAGTGCACTGCAGGCCCACGGCGGCACGATCGAGGCCTCGCTCGCCGACAGCGGCGGCCTTCGGGTCAGGATGACCCTGCCCGAAAGAACACCCGGACACGAGGACGGCATACGCCCGGAGCGTCGGGCGTAG
- a CDS encoding response regulator transcription factor: MHKVLLVDDDVDLTSMLSLYISREGFEVAVANDGEAGVHEALRGGYALVVLDIMMPRLSGMEALRRIRTTSNVPVLMLTARGDNVDKIVGLNMGADDYVPKPCTPGELVARIHAILRRTESRSQPEGAKAAQALNVGALTLYPGTRQALWHGTPLELTGTEFSLLEVLVRHAGQLTSKQDISQAAFGRPLTRFDRRIDVHISSIRQKLGMRDDGRSWIQSVRGLGYQLLKD, from the coding sequence ATGCACAAGGTCCTGCTTGTCGACGATGACGTCGACCTCACATCGATGCTGTCGCTCTACATCTCCCGCGAAGGCTTCGAGGTGGCCGTGGCGAACGACGGCGAGGCGGGCGTGCACGAGGCGCTGCGCGGCGGCTACGCGCTGGTCGTGCTGGACATCATGATGCCGCGCCTGTCCGGCATGGAGGCGCTTCGCCGCATCCGCACCACGAGCAACGTGCCGGTGCTCATGCTCACGGCGCGCGGCGACAACGTCGACAAGATCGTCGGCCTGAACATGGGGGCCGACGACTACGTTCCCAAACCATGCACGCCCGGCGAACTGGTGGCGCGCATCCACGCCATCCTGCGGCGCACCGAGAGCCGCAGCCAGCCCGAGGGCGCGAAAGCGGCGCAGGCATTGAACGTTGGCGCACTCACGCTCTATCCGGGCACGCGCCAGGCACTCTGGCACGGCACACCGCTGGAGTTGACGGGCACCGAATTCAGCCTGCTTGAGGTGCTGGTCCGCCATGCGGGACAGCTGACCAGCAAACAGGACATCTCCCAGGCGGCCTTCGGCCGGCCGCTCACGCGCTTCGACCGCCGCATCGATGTGCACATCAGCAGCATCCGCCAGAAACTCGGCATGCGCGACGACGGCCGCTCCTGGATCCAGAGCGTGCGCGGCCTGGGCTATCAATTGCTCAAGGACTGA
- a CDS encoding efflux transporter outer membrane subunit has translation MTSTLRSLFVPPLAVCLAWGLTACATGRLEETPQPQAPPSWQAELPHGGQVGDLQQWWRQFDDARVARLVEMAERDSPSLAQAWANIEKARATLRSTRAQALPSLSGSASASRSNQLQSGFSTTTGTSRSAGFDASWEVDLFGKVRRNAEASEARIEARTADWHDARVSLAAEVADTYVQYRACILLADAYRREAASTAATEKATTNAVQAGYTAPSDGALARASLASAQSSLLQQTTQCGLLVKSLVYLTGADEPALRRLIDDGENRVPRPAALEVQAVPAQVLRQRPDLASLEREAAATGAEIGAAQADLYPSLSLSGSVSMSASSLSSPATLWSFGPSLSIPLFDGGQRRAAVDSARASYQSAMASYRQGVRTVVRDVEEALLNLDGARHRAEQAETAAREYRNYFLSSENSWRAGRTSLLALEEARRSALSAEITEITLQQNRVQYWIALYKAVGGGWQAGTPAVAPENAADEQTKKP, from the coding sequence ATGACCTCAACGCTACGCTCCCTGTTTGTCCCCCCTCTCGCCGTCTGCCTGGCCTGGGGCCTGACGGCCTGCGCCACCGGCCGCCTCGAAGAGACGCCGCAACCGCAGGCCCCGCCGTCCTGGCAGGCCGAGCTGCCGCACGGCGGACAGGTCGGCGACCTGCAGCAATGGTGGCGGCAGTTCGACGATGCGCGGGTCGCCCGCCTGGTCGAGATGGCCGAACGCGACAGCCCTTCGCTGGCGCAGGCCTGGGCCAACATCGAGAAGGCGCGTGCAACCCTGCGCAGCACGCGGGCGCAGGCGCTGCCCAGCCTGAGCGGCAGTGCGTCAGCATCGCGCAGCAATCAGTTGCAGTCGGGGTTCTCCACGACGACGGGCACGTCGCGCAGCGCCGGCTTCGACGCGTCGTGGGAAGTCGACCTGTTCGGCAAGGTGCGCCGCAACGCCGAGGCCTCCGAGGCGCGCATCGAGGCACGCACCGCCGACTGGCACGATGCACGCGTGTCGCTCGCGGCGGAAGTCGCCGACACCTATGTGCAGTACCGCGCCTGCATCCTGCTGGCAGACGCCTACCGGCGCGAGGCCGCCTCGACGGCCGCGACCGAGAAGGCCACGACGAACGCCGTGCAGGCAGGCTACACCGCCCCATCGGACGGCGCGCTGGCCCGCGCGAGCCTGGCCAGCGCGCAGTCGAGCCTGCTGCAGCAGACCACGCAGTGCGGCCTGCTCGTCAAGTCGCTGGTCTACCTCACCGGTGCCGACGAACCCGCGCTGCGCCGGTTGATCGACGACGGCGAGAACCGCGTGCCTCGGCCGGCCGCACTGGAGGTGCAGGCGGTGCCGGCCCAGGTGCTGCGCCAGCGCCCCGATCTGGCCTCGCTCGAGCGCGAAGCGGCGGCCACCGGGGCCGAGATCGGCGCGGCCCAGGCGGACCTCTATCCGAGCCTGTCGCTCAGCGGATCGGTCAGCATGTCGGCGAGCAGCCTGTCCTCGCCGGCCACGCTCTGGTCGTTCGGGCCTTCGCTGTCGATCCCGCTGTTCGACGGCGGGCAGCGCCGTGCGGCGGTCGACTCCGCCCGGGCCAGCTACCAGTCGGCAATGGCCAGCTACCGCCAGGGTGTGCGCACGGTCGTACGTGACGTCGAGGAAGCCTTGCTGAACCTCGATGGCGCCCGGCACCGCGCGGAGCAGGCGGAAACGGCTGCGCGCGAGTACCGAAACTATTTCCTGTCGAGCGAGAACAGCTGGCGCGCGGGCCGCACCAGCCTGCTCGCCCTGGAGGAAGCCCGTCGCTCGGCGCTGTCGGCCGAAATCACCGAAATCACCCTGCAGCAGAACCGCGTCCAGTACTGGATCGCGCTCTACAAGGCCGTCGGCGGCGGATGGCAGGCCGGCACGCCGGCCGTGGCACCCGAAAACGCGGCCGATGAACAGACGAAGAAGCCATGA
- a CDS encoding efflux RND transporter periplasmic adaptor subunit, with protein MNIPSKPKSRRGLVIAVILLLVAAAAAFLLRPPAKEQAASTPASAMTVEVIAPERRDWSQTLQGSGPVTAWQELIVSPETGGLRVAELLVDVGDVVKRGQVLARLADDSLRVDMRKQEATVAQSRSSLDQASAYVRRANAVGTSGSLSDQQIEEYRISEATARATLQSSQADLDSVKLKLAQTRVLAPDDGVVSSKTGIAGNVVSAGTELFRLVRQGKLEWRPEFDARELASVKTGQKAELTLPSGERVNGTVRIPAPTLSTSTGRATVYVSLSGNSTARAGMFASGLIRLGTTSALTLPQTAIVMRDGRAYVYLVDANNKVSSQVVTTGRRQDDRVELLSKLASDARVVASGGAFLSEGVLVTVKPAETAR; from the coding sequence ATGAACATCCCATCGAAACCCAAGTCCCGCCGCGGCCTCGTCATCGCCGTGATCCTGCTGCTGGTGGCCGCCGCCGCAGCCTTCTTGCTGCGACCGCCCGCCAAGGAGCAGGCGGCCAGCACACCGGCGAGCGCGATGACCGTCGAGGTCATCGCACCCGAGCGCCGCGACTGGTCGCAAACCCTGCAAGGCAGCGGGCCGGTCACGGCATGGCAGGAACTCATCGTCAGCCCCGAGACCGGCGGTCTGCGCGTCGCGGAGTTGCTGGTGGACGTCGGTGACGTGGTCAAGCGCGGGCAGGTGCTCGCGCGCCTGGCCGACGACAGCCTGCGGGTGGACATGCGCAAGCAGGAAGCGACGGTCGCCCAGTCCCGCAGCAGCCTCGATCAGGCCAGCGCTTACGTACGACGGGCCAACGCGGTCGGCACGAGCGGCTCGCTGTCCGACCAGCAGATCGAGGAATACCGCATTTCGGAGGCAACGGCGCGTGCGACCCTTCAATCGTCTCAGGCCGACCTCGACAGCGTGAAGCTCAAGCTGGCGCAGACGCGCGTTCTGGCGCCCGACGATGGCGTGGTGTCCTCTAAAACCGGTATCGCCGGCAACGTGGTGAGCGCGGGCACCGAACTCTTCCGCCTGGTGCGCCAGGGCAAGCTCGAATGGCGCCCCGAGTTCGATGCACGCGAGCTCGCTTCGGTGAAAACCGGCCAGAAGGCGGAACTGACGCTGCCGAGCGGCGAGCGCGTCAACGGCACCGTGCGCATCCCGGCGCCGACCTTGTCGACGAGCACCGGGCGCGCCACGGTGTATGTCAGCCTGAGCGGCAACAGCACCGCGCGCGCCGGCATGTTCGCCAGCGGCCTGATCCGCCTGGGCACCACGTCGGCGCTCACGCTGCCGCAGACGGCGATCGTGATGCGCGATGGGCGCGCCTATGTCTACCTCGTGGATGCCAACAACAAGGTCTCTTCGCAGGTCGTGACGACGGGTCGTCGCCAGGACGATCGCGTCGAGTTGCTGTCGAAGCTGGCCAGCGATGCGCGGGTCGTGGCGAGCGGCGGTGCATTCCTGTCCGAAGGCGTGCTGGTGACGGTGAAGCCAGCGGAGACCGCGCGATGA